AGTGGTGGGAGACGTTTTGGTAGGAGAGGAGGCTCTGGAGGAACGCTTGGAGTCAGCACTGGGGTCGGGCATCAGCTCCGGCATAGACCAGCGCCCATTGATGTGCTCAAACTCCTGAACCTGAAGGGTGCGGGGGAGTCGTAGGGACAGAGATCAGCTCGGGCACCGGACACACAGCAAGCTCCAGCGCTTCTCCCTTTCTCGCACCAGCGTGAGTCCGGAACTCAGGGACGAGAGGCAGAGGAGCACAGGGCCTAGGCGGCCAGCCTCTTTGGCTGAGGGGAAGACGGATACCTTCTTCTTGACGAGAGACATGACTCCAATGCGGGTCAACACTTGCTGGCGACTCAGTCCCTCCCGAGGGACCCCGTCAGCAAAGGTTTCAGAGCCGTCTGCCCCGGGCTCACAGAGATGGCGCATGAACAAAGACACATAGGCCCTAAGGAGCACGGGGGTGGGAGGTGTGTTAGAAGAGCCTTAGCGGGGGCAGGGCAGTAAAGGGGGCACAGGGATTACTGAACCTGAAACTCCCGGGTGCCTCCAGGGGTCCTCCCCTGGGCCTCTCAACCTCACCATCACCTGTCCTCCAAATCCTAACTCCCCCATCTGCCCCTCCCCTTGCATTTCCACAGTCCCCTTGGTCTTGGTTACTTCATTCCTAGGCCCCATCAGTCAGCTCTTCATCCTTCCCACCAGCCCCCCTGCCAGGTTATCATGGTCAAATAAATGTGAGGCAAGGACAGCCCAGGCGAGGCTCCTGTCTCAACtgcctctcccattggggaggAAGCCTGGCCTCCCTGCTCTAGGCTCATCtgaggggaggtggggcaggctgAGCCCACCCCCCAGGAAACTGAGCCAGGAAAGGCTGTCTGGCAGGGAGTACGGTGATCAGTTGAGTAAGGTCACATCATATGGTGGCCAAGAGGAAAGCAGTAACACCCAAAGTTTTTACCCTTCCATCCAGCTCAGCCCTGAATCACCCCCACTCACTTGAACTCTTTTTCAGTCTTGCCCCTGAGGTCCCGCACCAGCCACTGGGTGGTGAAGGCGTCCTGTGGTGGCATGCCCCAGCGCATCACAGCATTGAGGAAGGCCTTCCGCTGACGGGTGTTGAATCCCAACACCTGATGATGGGGGCAAGGAGGGAGTGGGCAGTGAATGTCCAGGATCTCATTTCTTGGTCTGTTCTACCCTCAGTGACTCAGCTTCAATTTCCTAGAGGGGCCTAGGCCAGCTCTCACCTCAATGTTGCCCCCAACTCGAGCCAGCAGTGGAGGCAGTGGCTTATCCTTTTCGTTCCGGAGCTGCCTCTTGGACTGTCGACGCCCTGGGTGGGGAGATGGTGACCCCGGTTAGTAGAGCTGCCACCTCCTTCCCCCCGCTCACTCTTTCCTAGCCCTCCATTCTCACAAGATACAGAACACAGGAAAGGCCTGTGTCAGCTCTGAGGCGCTTCTAATTTTCTTCCCAGCGCATTCAGAACTACTAACCCAATAGGTCCAAAAGAATCGAGTCATACTAAAAAATCAGTAGCACCCACACGATGCAAGCAAGATTAATGGTAGGAATGTAAAAGGATGTTACCTTTCTCGATCTTTCATCTAGGTATCTAAGCCTGCGTGGTTATATACTCCCAATTTTAACAGTGGCGAGATTATagatatttcttcctttttgcttACCTGCAATCTTTACTTTTTCTACAAATGAGCATTTTGTATAAAAATAGTGGGCTTAATAGACAATGGGAAGTGAAATGGGAAGAGGTGTGgtagaaaaacaagaaaacagatgCCACCTTCAGGACGCTCATCAAAGtcttcatcctcctcctctgATCCCACTGAGTATTCTGACTGGTTATCTGCGAGGAGAAGGGCTCAGTGGTCAGTGATGGCTCCCTGGATAAGCCCAGGCTGGGGCCCTTCTGTCTGGACGCCTCCCCTCGGAGACTTCTGCACCTTCGCTCTGGCCTTGGCCCTCCTAGGGATGCCGGATGACTGCCTGCCGTCTGACTCAGGACCACACACCATGTCCACTCACCCACCTACCTCCTGACTCCTGCATAACCCACTCTAAACAGGGACCCCTGGGTGTCCATCTGAGCCCTCTGCAACTGCTAGATAGCTGAGATCACCTGCAAATCCACGTGGCCTCCGGGTAGCTCCCAGTGTCCCTTCCTAATCTCTTTCCACTTGGCAGGGAAGGCCCTGACTCCTAAGCGCACTCTCCCCTTCTCGGTCCCTCCGTCAGGGGCGGTCCTCACCTTGGTCCTCCTGAGCAGCATCGTTGTAGTTAACCTGCTTGCGGACCCTCTTGCCTTTGCCGAGGTTGCGGGCCAGGTCTTCCTGCTGCTGCTCGTAGTGGTGTCTCAGCAGCTTCTCCCAGTAGTCAGGATCCACGTTCTCCTCCTGCTTGATGATCTCTCGTTCAATTTCCTCAATCTGAAGGGCAGCAGGACGAACGCTGAAGGCCTCCCCTTCCAATCCTTCCACCATGACAAAATCCCTACTCGCCTGCCTCCACCCAGCCCTAGACCTCGTCACTGTGTGTAAGTCCTCTGTGTAAGTTTTCCTTACCTCTTACCTGCAATATGCTTCTCCTCCTCGtgatttcccttttttccaaACCTCTCCTCTAGTGCCCTCTGTGTCCCTCCCACTCTGACTCAGAAGGTTCCCTCCCGAGTTTATCACCGCTTTCTCTGCCTAAGTTTTCTCCAAAGTCCAGTCTCATCCTTTAGACCAAGAAGTCGTTTGAGGTCCACTACCGCTCTCTGATGGGCACTGGGGTAAGAGATCAGACAAAAACCAAGAGCGAAGGGGGATCCTCCAACTTCAAGGTCTGGTCAAGGACGTCGGACACCACCCCTCAGAGGTGGCCCGGGATGCACAGTGTCTGGCCCCAAGCCTCTCACCTTGTCTTCTTCCCTCACCACGTACTGGGCCACCTTGAAGGAGCTGAGATACTCATTCATGTTCTGCACGTCAGTGTCCTCAGTTGCATCCTGGTTCCGGTCCAGGAGCCGAGCGATGGCCTCGTTGTCATAGTGAATCACACTGCTGTCCTCCTCCTTGTTCTCCCCTGGTGGAGTTGGGGAATGAGAGGGGACTCTGAGCTCTAACCAGAACCTCAGGCAGAACTTTAGAGAGATCAGAGGAAAGCCTTCCCCTCTGCTTCCTTTTCACGGGAGCTCTGGAGGAGAAGGCCCTTTCCCTGGACGTCTACACAGAGATTTGCTGTTGTTTTCAACCTGTAAGCCAACCTTCCTCCAAGGATGCAGAGAAGAGATTTTCTTCAGGGGGTTTCAGAAGAGAAGTGCTCATAGACAGCAAAGACCTGCTTACAGGGAGCTGCAGAAAAGGCTCTCACCCTCATTTTCATCCTTAAATAGCTCCTCGGTGCCAAATTTGAGGATGTCATCCAGCTCCTGCTTGGACATGGAGCCCGCCTTGGAGCCCAGCCCAGGCCGCACCACCAGATGCGTGAGCATCATCTTTCTCTTGGCCACCTGTGTGATTCGCTCTTCCACTGATGCGCGAGTCACAAACCGGTAAATCATCACTTTGTTGGCCTGGCCGATCCGATGAGCACGGCTGAAGGCCTGCAGGGGCCGGAAAGTGGGGATGGGCCGGGGGAGTGGCAGGGGAGACACCCCCTACATGCTCTGGAAAAGAGGCTGACAAGGAAGGGTCTTCTACCCACCAAGAGGTTTATTTCTGACCCCAGAACAGACAGACACATCTCCTTGCTCAGAGGGGCTCCAGGAGGCATGCTCTCACCTGGATATCATTATGCGGGTTCCAGTCTGAATCAAAGATGATGACAGTGTCGGCAGTGGCCAGATTGATGCCCAGCCCTCCAGCCCGGGTGGACAGGAGGAAGCAGAATTGTTGGGCTCCAGGAGCTAGGAGGCAAGAATTAGGAAATCAGGCCTTTCTTGTACCCAGCAGGTCTGTCCACCTGCTCCTAGTTGTTCCCTGGCTACAAACAACGATGCCCTCAACTCAAAAGCCCAGGTGGCTAATATCCTCCCAGGCCAGCACCCTCCCATCCCAGGGACCTAGGCACAGGTTTCTCAGGCCTCCCACACCCAGCAGGGACCAAGGCCCCCCTCACCATTGAAGCGATCGATGGCCTCCTGCCTCAGGGCACCAGTGATGCCGCCGTCAATGCGCTCATACTTGTAGCCTTCGTAGTCTAAGAAGTCCTCTAGCAAGTCTAACATTTTGGTCATCTAGAGCAAGAGAAAAGGCAGGAGTCTAGAACGACGAGGCAGTGGGATGCGCCCTGTCTGGTCTGACTACCTCTTTATTCTCTCTCAACCCCAGTCCTTACACTTGTACCCCTGCCCTGTCATACACCCCCCGGAGCTgcttcctccacccccagctcctcctgGGACATTCttgtcattctctctctcctgatTTAAGACCGTTTCTCCTAAGGCAGAGGTTCTCCTCTGACACCCACGACAAAGTTTCAGGCAAATCTATGAATCCCCTGAAAATCTGTACAAAATTGTCTAGTTGTGTGTGCAGTTTTCTGGAGAACAGACCCACAGCTTTCATCAGATTTCCAAGAGGTCTgtgctctcctcccttccccaataAGGTTAAGAAACAGTACCAGTCCCAGAGACGACCTGTAGGAGGCAGATGGCTCACCCTTCCCCTTCGCCCCTTTTGGCGTACAGAAACTGGACTACAACTTCCAACAGCCTTAATTAAGAACAGGGATCAGAGACCAAGATGAACTTAGCTATACCAGAAACCCTTAGGGGTGTAACTGCCTAACCTCGCACCCCGTGGCAACCACAGGAATGAGGTCAGCGATTATCTGATGGTGAGAAAGAGCTACAGGGATGGGTCACCTGCGAGAAGATGAGCACTCTGTGTCCTTGCTCCTTCAGCTTCCGCAGCATCTTCTGTAACAGCATGAGCTTCCCGGATGCCTTAATAAGTGCCCCACCCTCATACGCCCCACTGGGAAGTTTGGGGGACTCCTgaaaagaaggcaggaagaaaggaggagagggtcAGTGAACACGCCCCCGTATTCTGACTATGCCTAGAAAGCTGGAGGCCCAAATCCAGGCTCCACACCTTTACAATTCCTACTCATCTCAGAAATCTAGTCTCTGGCCTCCCAGCCCAACTCCAGCCCTGTGCTCAACTGCCCACGTCTCCAAAGAGCCAGGCATTTCACAGTCCCCCAGCTCCCGTATCTACCATAGCAGCCACAGGAAAGAGATATGGATGGTTGCAGCACTTCTTAAGATCCATCATGATGTTAAGCAATGACACTTGGTTCCCACCTCCTCGTGAGTTCAAGGCCTCAAAATTTCGGGTCAGGATATACTTGTAGTATTTCCTAAAGCCCAGGGCAGGGGCATAGAAGAGACACAATAAAGGAAGCAATTATGATGTTGCATTTGGTCACCAACTCTTGGAAAGCTGCCACCAAATCCTCAACCCTGGGCCAGGTAACCCGCCTTGCATCTCACTTCTGCATGGGGCTCAGCTCCACGCGGACGATGAGCTCTGTCTTGGCCGGCATATTCTTAAAGACATCAGCCTTGAGCCTCCTCAGCATATGTGGCCCCAGCAAGTCATGAAGTTTCTTAATCTGGTCTTCTTTGGATATGTCGGCaaactcctccaggaagccttccagatTGCTAGtagccagaaggagaaaaggaaatgaacaggCGTCAGGTTCTTTGCCCCTGACCTCAGGCTCTATTCTTCACTCCAGATGAATCCTCTTCCCACTCATCTTCTCAGTTCCTCCACCTCTCCTCTCTGCAGACCACCCTAGTGAGCCACTTACTTAAACCTCTCTGGGGTGAGGAAGTTCAGCAGATGGAAGAGCTCCTCCAGGTTATTCTGCAGTGGAGTCCCTGTCAGCAACAACTTATGATCTATCTTGTAGCCATTGAGGACcctgaaaaactagaaaatggggcaaggaaaggcagaggaaagggcCCATCAGTGGCCAGTGGCTGGCCCACAGTATCACCTTTCCCTGCCTCTAACTCCTATTTTCTTCAGGATCAGAGGCCCTCACATccctagtcctctccctcttccaacCTGGACTTCTCCCCAGACTTATTCCCAGGCTTCCTGCCTCCCTGATTGCAGAAAGTGcctgaaactttattttttaggactAGGGCAAGTAGGAGTCCACAGCCTCAAGTTTCTGAGGCCTGGGTATCTCACTCACCTTGGACTGGTTGTTCTTGAGCCGATGGGCCTCATCCACCACGAGACAGGCCCAGCGGATGGAGCCAAGAGCTGCCTGATCAATGGTGATCAGCTCATATGATGTCAGGAGAACATGGAACTTCACCTGCGCCTCCCTCTGCCAACACAACCATTGTCCACTCGGCTGCCACCCCACACCCAAGCATCTAGGCCTCCACCCCCATTCTCCACGCAGACACCCAGGCCTAACTGAGACTCCCAAAGGGAGCCCGTTGTCCTGTCCTCCAACTTTGACTCCATGCAGGGACTTCTGAATGTGGCCCCCAATCTCCCACCACCCGTCCAGAATGAACAGATCCATGTACACCCCTAGGAGTACCCACTACATCTCCAGGACTGGAGTGCAGAGGCGTGAGGGGAGGTGGAGTAAAGGAGGGAGAAAGCTGAACGGGGAATAAAGGAACTGAAGTCCTGGTTGGGGCAACGAAATGACAGATCTGAGCACTTTAGAGGACATGAGATAGAGGGGCTTACCTTCATCTTAAAAGCTTTCTTGCCACCTTTGATGGCATTGTCTTCAAAGGAAAACTCATTCTCACGAATGATGGCTCGGCTGTCCTTGTCACCCGTGTATGTCACCACATAGAACTTGGGTGCCCACATCTGGAACTCCCGCTCCCAGTTAATGATGGTGGAGAGCGGGGCGCTCACCAGGAAGGGACCCTTTGTGTGGCCCTGGGAGTCGAGGGTGGGGGACCATTAGTCTAGGCTCACGGTTATACAACCCAGTCCACTGCCTGCCGCACCCCTCCCCGCCAGTTCTCTGCCCTCACCCTCCACTCCCACCTTCCCCAGTCCAGGCTAGGCCTCAGCACGGCTGTCCCCCTCAGGGCCCGAGAGTCTAGCACCTCCTTATACAGTGAGTAGAGAAAGACGATGGTTTGTATGGTCTTGCCCAGTCCCATCTCATCAGCCAGAATGGTGTCAGTGCCCTGGGCCCACGAGAAGCGTAGCCAGTTCAACCCCTCCAGCTGATACATGTGCAGCGTGCCTCCAGTGGCTGTGATGAACCGTGGCTGAGTCTCGTATTTCACTGTAGGCTGTAGAATCAAGAAGTCAGAAAGCTCAGGGGAGCCATCAGCTGCTCCTCCGGTCttggcctcctcctcccctctccccggcACTGATATCAAATGGGATTACAAGTCCCTCTCCTATGGCCTGAGCTTATGAAAGTTTGAGTCTGCAGTGCCTCCCCCTCATTCCTTAAAACAATACCCAGAAGCACTGTGGGGAAGGAAACTGGTAGAAGAGCCCTGTGTGCTGCTGTCTCTAGCAGCTCTCACTCCTGTGCCAAAATTCCTAGCACTCTTGGGGCAAAGCTGAACACTGAAGGAAGAGCTACTGTTCAAAGAAGTTGTTGAAACTCTGGGAAGTTCTGTCAGAAGCCCCCAGGAAATCTTCGATCAGCATGGCTCCAGAAACGGGAGACAGGCCAAGTGGGAGGACTTACATCATTAGTAGGAGAGCTGGGAGGCCCATCACCCTGCagctccttcttcttcttcttatactTGCGGGGCTGGGCGGGGTCCTCCCCCATAATTAGTTCTCTGGGAAAACAGCGGGTCTGAGTGAGACCTGGTCCTTGGACCCACCCCCTGTCCTTCTGAACCCACTCCAGACCTAGCTCCCACTTTCCATAACCAAGATTTTCTCACATTTCCTTTCTCCCAGGTTCTTTACCCTCACCCCTATGGAGTTCAGCTCTAAAGCCAaccctccccactcctcagcATCCTCATCCCCATTACTCAGGCTAGatctcctttctgttcctcacACCACCTCTTTCCCGACCCCACCGCAAACAACCCAGCCCAGGCTCCCACTGCCCTAAATTCTAGATTGGGTCTGTCCCTACTGCATCTCATTTAATGCTGGAGGTTTAGCTTTCATGCCTCTGTCCTCAGACTCCCTCTAACCCACGACCTGGCTCCCTCACCGGTGTCTCCAGTAGCTTTGTTTATGGTCTTCATATTCAGGGATGTTCATTTCATCTTCCTCCCACGTGGACTGGTCATATGGCAAGTCCCTCCATTTCACTAGATAGTGGTAATTTCCCTTCTTATCCACACTGTGGGAAGAGAAGccaggagaaggagcaggagGAGAAAAGTAATATGTGTCACAAGTAGAAAAAGTCATAATCAACACAATTATCAGCAAACATGCAGACGTTGTCACCTAATCCTCAATGGTGGGCCTCTGAAAGGCAGTTTGGAATGGCTGAAGTTCTACCCTAACTTTTTCAGGATGGCTTCCTAAAAATCAACGATCACAAAACATCCCTGGCTTCAACATCGTTCGTTCATCCAATCAGTATTTACTAAgcatctactacatgccaggcactgtcccaggCACGGGTGATTGAGCAGAACTAAGCAGACCAATGACCTATTCccatggagctcacattctattGGGGGAGGCAGTgatgaaataggaaaataaaagacaatgtaACATTAGTTAGTAATAAGTACTGTGAAGAAAGAAGTACTAGAAACACTGGTCTATATGAACCATGTGTTTCACGTTTTGCTTTTTTCACAACCAGATCCCCAGACTCATGTGTCATTTCTTAAGctgttagaaattaaaagaagcaaggacAAAGCAGTCAGTGCTGGGCTAGACTTTCCTCCtggttcctcccatctccatAGAGGAAACAAAGCCAGAAGGGCTGGGGCCGCAGTGGGAATTATCCAGTTAGATCAATTATCTGGTTAATCAACAAATACTAACATGGAGCCACAGCGCAACAAGAATAGTGGCAAAACCCAGGTAGGCCTTCGCACGGACCAAGGACTCACCTGTGGTTGATGATCCGGTGGACGGTCATCCACTCTGGCTTGATGCCGAAACGATAGTACTTCTCCTCCATCTCGGCATAGTGCGGGTCCTTCACCTTGCGTTTGTCACTCTTCCCATCATCCTCACCAGAGCCGTAGTCGAGGGGTGGGGGCTCGTCCATGTCATTCTTCCGTTGATAGTTTCGGTACATTACCAAGTGGAAAATTTCCAGCTGATGGGGCACAGAGGAGGAGGGGATAGATAGTCCCAACATCCCGAGAGGACAAAAGGAGACAGGGCAGAGGCCGGCAGGGGGAATGGCATGGGAAAGCAAGCAATgaaagaggtgggaggagggacatAGTGAGTTAAAGCCAAAGCAGGAGAACGAATAGCACGCCAGAGAACAGAGTCAGAGACAGGACCTGGGTGGGGAGGTATTAATAagcaaaaggaggaagggaataGGGTTGTTAAGATTGGGGCTATCAGTAAAACATGGTTAAGACGGATAAGCAAAGAGATGGAGTTGAGGCAGGCTAAGGAAAGCCTATGTCATACCTAAGGGAAGGAATCTAACGGAGACTGAGGGAAAGAGAACTGGAGTCCAAGAGAACCAAGTGTGGAAACTAAGGGAGTTGGTAGGGTGTGTGCGGCCAGAGGCCTAATGTGAGGGAAAGCAGAGGGGACGGAAGACGAGAGAACAGCGGGCCAAGAGAGAGAATGGCAGTGAATGGGGCCCCAGGAGGCGGGGAAGGAGAGGCCCTTGTACCTGAAGCTCCTTGGCCCAGGAGCAGTGCCAGTAGGACAGGCCTACCCACTTGACAAAGAACTCTCTCTCCGATCTGCCTTGAAGAGGACGTGCGGGTGGGGCATCTGGATTCCCGTCTGCCTGTTGGGGGGCTGGCACTGCCACAGGGGGCTCCCCCCACCGCCAGTGTAGGATCTTCTGCACACGGCCTTTCAGCACGGGACACTTCGGGATGGACGcacacaaagaggaaagaaagaggcagaaagagcCCATCATTAGAGTAGGAGGATGGGGGTCCCACACGGGAATCAA
Above is a genomic segment from Phocoena sinus isolate mPhoSin1 chromosome 20, mPhoSin1.pri, whole genome shotgun sequence containing:
- the CHD3 gene encoding chromodomain-helicase-DNA-binding protein 3 isoform X12 codes for the protein MASPLRDEEEEEEEMVVSEEEEEEEEEGDEEEEEVEAADEDYEEDDDEGVLGRGPGHDRGRDRHSPPGCHLFPPPPPPPLPPPPPPPPPPPPDKDDIRLLPSALGVKKRKRGPKKQKENKPGKARKRKKLDSEEEFGSERDEYREKSESGGSEYGTGPGRKRRRKHREKKEKKTKRRKKGEGDGGQKQVEQKSSATLLLTWGLEDVEHVFSEEDYHTLTNYKAFSQFMRPLIAKKNPKIPMSKMMTILGAKWREFSANNPFKGSAAAVAAAAAAAAAAVAEQVSAAVSSATPIAPSGPPALPPPPAADIQPPPIRRAKTKEGKGPGHKRRSKSPRVPDGRKKLRGKKMAPLKIKLGLLGGKRKKGGSYVFQSDEGPEPEAEESDLDSGSVHSASGRPDGPVRTKKLKRGRPGRKKKKVLGCPAVAGEEEVDGYETDHQDYCEVCQQGGEIILCDTCPRAYHLVCLDPELDRAPEGKWSCPHCEKEGVQWEAKEEEEDYEEEGEEEGEKEEEDDHMEYCRVCKDGGELLCCDACISSYHIHCLNPPLPDIPNGEWLCPRCTCPVLKGRVQKILHWRWGEPPVAVPAPQQADGNPDAPPARPLQGRSEREFFVKWVGLSYWHCSWAKELQLEIFHLVMYRNYQRKNDMDEPPPLDYGSGEDDGKSDKRKVKDPHYAEMEEKYYRFGIKPEWMTVHRIINHSVDKKGNYHYLVKWRDLPYDQSTWEEDEMNIPEYEDHKQSYWRHRELIMGEDPAQPRKYKKKKKELQGDGPPSSPTNDPTVKYETQPRFITATGGTLHMYQLEGLNWLRFSWAQGTDTILADEMGLGKTIQTIVFLYSLYKEGHTKGPFLVSAPLSTIINWEREFQMWAPKFYVVTYTGDKDSRAIIRENEFSFEDNAIKGGKKAFKMKREAQVKFHVLLTSYELITIDQAALGSIRWACLVVDEAHRLKNNQSKFFRVLNGYKIDHKLLLTGTPLQNNLEELFHLLNFLTPERFNNLEGFLEEFADISKEDQIKKLHDLLGPHMLRRLKADVFKNMPAKTELIVRVELSPMQKKYYKYILTRNFEALNSRGGGNQVSLLNIMMDLKKCCNHPYLFPVAAMESPKLPSGAYEGGALIKASGKLMLLQKMLRKLKEQGHRVLIFSQMTKMLDLLEDFLDYEGYKYERIDGGITGALRQEAIDRFNAPGAQQFCFLLSTRAGGLGINLATADTVIIFDSDWNPHNDIQAFSRAHRIGQANKVMIYRFVTRASVEERITQVAKRKMMLTHLVVRPGLGSKAGSMSKQELDDILKFGTEELFKDENEGENKEEDSSVIHYDNEAIARLLDRNQDATEDTDVQNMNEYLSSFKVAQYVVREEDKIEEIEREIIKQEENVDPDYWEKLLRHHYEQQQEDLARNLGKGKRVRKQVNYNDAAQEDQDNQSEYSVGSEEEDEDFDERPEGRRQSKRQLRNEKDKPLPPLLARVGGNIEVLGFNTRQRKAFLNAVMRWGMPPQDAFTTQWLVRDLRGKTEKEFKAYVSLFMRHLCEPGADGSETFADGVPREGLSRQQVLTRIGVMSLVKKKVQEFEHINGRWSMPELMPDPSADSKRSSRASSPTKTSPTTPEASAANSPCTSKPATPAPSEKGDGVRTPLEKDEAENQEEKPEKNSKIGEKMETEADTPSPAPSLGERLEPRKIPLEDEVPGVPGEMEPEPGYRGDREKSATESTPGERGEEKPMDGQEHRERPEGETGDLGKRAEDVKGDRELRPGPPRDEPRSNGRREEKAEKPRFMFNIADGGFTELHTLWQNEERAAVSSGKLNEIWHRRHDYWLLAGIVLHGYARWQDIQNDAQFAIINEPFKTEANKGNFLEMKNKFLARRFKLLEQALVIEEQLRRAAYLNLSQEPAHPAMALHARFAEAECLAESHQHLSKESLAGNKPANAVLHKGKGRGGPARGRAHNAAMGCSDNSPPPCLPMSSLPYLPFLHIPFSFLLSLHLSSVVIWSLCLFT
- the CHD3 gene encoding chromodomain-helicase-DNA-binding protein 3 isoform X16, which translates into the protein MASPLRDEEEEEEEMVVSEEEEEEEEEGDEEEEEVEAADEDYEEDDDEGVLGRGPGHDRGRDRHSPPGCHLFPPPPPPPLPPPPPPPPPPPPDKDDIRLLPSALGVKKRKRGPKKQKENKPGKARKRKKLDSEEEFGSERDEYREKSESGGSEYGTGPGRKRRRKHREKKEKKTKRRKKGEGDGGQKQVEQKSSATLLLTWGLEDVEHVFSEEDYHTLTNYKAFSQFMRPLIAKKNPKIPMSKMMTILGAKWREFSANNPFKGSAAAVAAAAAAAAAAVAEQVSAAVSSATPIAPSGPPALPPPPAADIQPPPIRRAKTKEGKGPGHKRRSKSPRVPDGRKKLRGKKMAPLKIKLGLLGGKRKKGGSYVFQSDEGPEPEAEESDLDSGSVHSASGRPDGPVRTKKLKRGRPGRKKKKVLGCPAVAGEEEVDGYETDHQDYCEVCQQGGEIILCDTCPRAYHLVCLDPELDRAPEGKWSCPHCEKEGVQWEAKEEEEDYEEEGEEEGEKEEEDDHMEYCRVCKDGGELLCCDACISSYHIHCLNPPLPDIPNGEWLCPRCTCPVLKGRVQKILHWRWGEPPVAVPAPQQADGNPDAPPARPLQGRSEREFFVKWVGLSYWHCSWAKELQLEIFHLVMYRNYQRKNDMDEPPPLDYGSGEDDGKSDKRKVKDPHYAEMEEKYYRFGIKPEWMTVHRIINHSVDKKGNYHYLVKWRDLPYDQSTWEEDEMNIPEYEDHKQSYWRHRELIMGEDPAQPRKYKKKKKELQGDGPPSSPTNDPTVKYETQPRFITATGGTLHMYQLEGLNWLRFSWAQGTDTILADEMGLGKTIQTIVFLYSLYKEGHTKGPFLVSAPLSTIINWEREFQMWAPKFYVVTYTGDKDSRAIIRENEFSFEDNAIKGGKKAFKMKREAQVKFHVLLTSYELITIDQAALGSIRWACLVVDEAHRLKNNQSKFFRVLNGYKIDHKLLLTGTPLQNNLEELFHLLNFLTPERFNNLEGFLEEFADISKEDQIKKLHDLLGPHMLRRLKADVFKNMPAKTELIVRVELSPMQKKYYKYILTRNFEALNSRGGGNQVSLLNIMMDLKKCCNHPYLFPVAAMESPKLPSGAYEGGALIKASGKLMLLQKMLRKLKEQGHRVLIFSQMTKMLDLLEDFLDYEGYKYERIDGGITGALRQEAIDRFNAPGAQQFCFLLSTRAGGLGINLATADTVIIFDSDWNPHNDIQAFSRAHRIGQANKVMIYRFVTRASVEERITQVAKRKMMLTHLVVRPGLGSKAGSMSKQELDDILKFGTEELFKDENEGENKEEDSSVIHYDNEAIARLLDRNQDATEDTDVQNMNEYLSSFKVAQYVVREEDKIEEIEREIIKQEENVDPDYWEKLLRHHYEQQQEDLARNLGKGKRVRKQVNYNDAAQEDQDNQSEYSVGSEEEDEDFDERPEGRRQSKRQLRNEKDKPLPPLLARVGGNIEVLGFNTRQRKAFLNAVMRWGMPPQDAFTTQWLVRDLRGKTEKEFKAYVSLFMRHLCEPGADGSETFADGVPREGLSRQQVLTRIGVMSLVKKKVQEFEHINGRWSMPELMPDPSADSKRSSRASSPTKTSPTTPEASAANSPCTSKPATPAPSEKGDGVRTPLEKDEAENQEEKPEKNSKIGEKMETEADTPSPAPSLGERLEPRKIPLEDEVPGVPGEMEPEPGYRGDREKSATESTPGERGEEKPMDGQEHRERPEGETGDLGKRAEDVKGDRELRPGPPRDEPRSNGRREEKAEKPRFMFNIADGGFTELHTLWQNEERAAVSSGKLNEIWHRRHDYWLLAGIVLHGYARWQDIQNDAQFAIINEPFKTEANKGNFLEMKNKFLARRFKLLEQALVIEEQLRRAAYLNLSQEPAHPAMALHARFAEAECLAESHQHLSKESLAGNKPANAVLHKVTDSWPL